AATTACGTTCTTTTCGTCAGTCTCCGATTAGTTGACTTTATTTTCTGACACCATGTCTACATCACATGTGAGTCGACCGTGTGCTACTTGGGTTATAAGGTAGGTGAAAAGCGTAAAGGGATCAAGGTTTTGTCATTCGACAACAGTGCCCGGATTTTCGAATTACCAAACGAAACTGCGCCATTCTTATCAACTGCACATATACAGTTATAGAGATGTGTATGTACActtatatgtaggtatacacGAGGGGTCGAGCGGGCTGATAAAGTACCTCACACTCCTGGATCGCTACCGCGAATGACCCCCGCCGGGGGATGTCCCAATGGACATTTATGAAGAAGTCCCAGGCTATACTATGTCCTCTCAATTGGTTCGTCACCATCGCAACACTAATTACGACTCGATCGATCGTTGCTGTCTTTTGCACGAGGGTTCAGCATATAACGCACATTACAGCGAAAGGGAGCGACATTTCACAAGTGCGATTTGACGTTTTGATGTGATTGAGCAACTCCTCCTGATGCAAATATTTAAGAATCAATCGGCCGAACCATTCAAATCACAAgttaagaaaagaaaaaaactatctGTAAAATCTGCAGCAATGTTATTTGTGGCACacttgtgagaaaaattttattcgtcgtAATTACTATATAATTCTAGTAGTGGGTATCGTTGGGATTTCTTTTGTTCAAACTTGTTCAAGAGGAtgttacaaatttgaaaataggCATGACTGCTTCTTTGACCAGTGTAATATCTGAACGATGTTCGCTGTTACGTGATCTAACAATATAGGTCGGATTTTCCTTTAAACACAGCGGAGAACTGGTCATTGTATCTATACCTGTACTCACTGCTGACGTGCTGCAAAGAAAACTATACCTATATGGTTATACCGTCGCTCTTTCGATCGACTTTTCCCGGCGCGAGGTCAGAGggaaaaatgtcgagaaatAAAGGGTTTGAAGGAAATACTTGCTTCTTGGTTCGTAGATGGTTGAGACTCAAACTCGACCATCTATCGTAGTACATGAATGAACGAAATTACGCCAAAAGGTTAGAGCATTCGACTCTGTAATTTCCTGTATGAGCACTGCGTGATTTAATTTGATTAAGCACCAGTCTAACCTGGCGGCTTAACCGTTATCACATTACATCACGTCACGCACGATTTTAATTCCAATTCGAAAGTGAAAAGCAATTGGATAAAAGTATATTTTCTATGTTCAAACAACAGGATTTTCTGGCGAtcagaaaatatataatactgCGTTACGGTGAATGAACAAGCTGTAACTCAACGGTATTTCAAACCGAAAAGAATATTTCTCGACAAATTGGAAAGTGGAAAAAGATAAGAACCACTCACTTTGCTCTTAGGGCAAGATGCCTGTCGTTTGGACAAACCCATCTGCCACCCCTGCTTCCAGTATCCCCGAGATCAACCATCTTCGATCCGGTTTCTCGGAGATGGGTTGAAGCCTCAAAAAAGTGTTCCTTGGACCAGGTCCTGAACTTCGGGACTCCGCGACTTGGCAAAGTCTAGCTTGTCGTAGCCGGAGAGCATTGGCCAAATCCCCACGGCTGCAGGATTCACGCCTCCGAGATGCATGATCTCGCTAATTCGCACATCATCTATCACGAAGCGTCGATGGGTGTTGTTGTCAGTGGCGAAACCGTGTCGGCCCCGAAAGTAGGTGGGGTTTGCCCGGGTGACCTATTTTCCCTCGGAGGAGCCGGGCGGATGACCCTGACCCTTGGACCCTGCGGCGGATTCGAGGCCAGGGAGAGTTTTCTCCGGGCTGCTACGTCATTCACGATAGGGTGTCTCAATGGATTCGCTCCAGCATCCCGGCGTGGCACCCGACAAGAGTAGGTTTATTATTCCGCCATCTATATTGCTTCCAGCAAGCAATTCATCTAGCGAACAAGGTCGAGGATCAGACAATTGAATTGCATCATCGGGTCACGCAAGTGTTCATCGAATTGTGTGGTTTGCCTCATATGCCGTAAAAATATACGAGAATATTTCTTATCAACCACACCCCAATTATTTGCTGCAACTCGAGTTTAtttacgaggctgaagttaataacgttaatgtatcgaaaagttgaaacaaaaattactgTTTTGCACCTTCCGAACACCTCAagaagttgaatttacaaaatttgagtTTCTTGATGCTGTATTGACAGTTTAcgaaatttcaagtaatcctaaagttgcaaaataacgaCTTTTTCCAACGGTGCATCAttacattaacgttacaaacttcagcttgatgttgatttttatttcgacgCAATTCCAATGCACTTTGACTATCTGAAGTTTACCGACACGTCTCCTGCCAAGCTGCAAATTTGAGTTACCCCCGACATACTACGGAGTCTGTTAACTcctagaaaatttaattaagaGAGAACTCATGCATGTAAGCACAAGATTGGAGCTTTCAGTGGCGACTGTGTTTGCATGGCGCGGTTTAATTTTCATCTGACCTCGAATatgttttgaaatgaaattctaatCACACAGTATTCGGGGTTCTCTTGTGCGCTCTCCGAAATCTCGTAAATCTGACTTCACTCTACGTACAGCACCTCTCCCAAAAGGATAAAATTATAGTATACGCGTACAGGCAGTCGACAGTGTTATGGAAATCTATGgaagaaaataacgaatgTAAGCTACTTTATCAGCAATTTCTTTTGTTCTCGATtgtttttgaatgaaaaattattggcGTTGTTGAGAATAGCAGAGTATTCCAATAAATAATGACTACATATTTGATACTCCAATACACCTTAAACATCTTCGTTGCACAACATAAGATTCTTCAAATCGCAGTTTCAATTCCCTCACGTATAAACAGAAATGTTTGAATGATATTCTCCTACCGAACCGCGAGTTCGAAGGGCTTATTATTTATACGTGTGCGGATTTGGAGAGAATTTAATTATGGGCAAGAAGACGTGCCGAGGAAATTACGGGCATCAGAAGCAGACGGCGACGAGCTGGCATGGCTGACATCATTCAGCCCCGTTAGCTTGTAAATTAACTTTACTATTTATACCCACTTCTGATTAAATGGTATTCTAGGATTTCAACATGCCTCGCTTTATGTCAACTTTAAGGACTAATCGACGAGATCGTCTGGATCAAAAgttaggaaaagaaaaaaaacggaaaaaaaatttccagtaaTGGTATTTCTGCTAATGGCAGTGAACACGGATGAAATAATATCCCTATTATACGGTAAAAGTGATTCTTAGAAAATTCCAATGTCACAAGCTCAGATATCAACATTTtgagaaaacttttaaaaattagaACATTTAAAATGATTAGGGTCTAGTCTTTTTGTATCGGATTTAATGTTGTTGGGCTCATTCTACACGTCGACCAGAACCCCACAATTtctcttaaaaaaattcaagaaattttgCATTACGGCGAAATCACGACGcgcaaatataattattgatcaatttctGTTATACCGTACTAgcaaaaatctatttttatccaCTGGTGATAACTACttctaaacattttttcagGCGATTTCTAAACGTGTCTATGACGAACAAAATAAGGCGAAAAATACTAGGATGAGATGGAAAACGCCACgatttaatcattttgaacTTTTTGAGTATAAAAACCTTTTTTGAAGTTGTTGATATGCCAACTCATGTTATTTGGAATTAgattcattacaattacataaTAGAGATATTGTTCCACtcgcgaaaataaaatagctGGAGATTTTTCGACCGGTTTTTTTTTGAGTCCTCGACTTTTGATTCAGACGGTCCGGccaatttacttttgattttcatcgaaattagACATGCCGGGAAGGGAATATGTATTCTGTAAGCTTGGAAGTGATGGACATACGCGTCTCGTCAGACATGCGGTAACACAAACTCGAGACTCCGACGTCATACATGAAGTAGAATAACCCCCACGCGACTATAATCACGACTATGTAATGTCGTAAATCACGGTCCttatgtatagatatacgtgtatatatgtattaaatCTTTATTCGCGTGGGAAGGTCGCAAATTTGTGCCACGTGTCAGCTAGACTTTCCccaaatatactttttttgagaaaatatttgcacTTATACTCTAATTACCGGAAGCTTCAATGAATTTAAACGAATACGTAGATTTTTATAAAGATATACATACAAGTTTTGCTTTTTTcacaatcaaaaaaattctgactttttatttatgtCGAGTTGAACGGATTCGTGAATCGATAATCAGAATCCGAACGCGTTACGAATAAATTCACGTTCATTCGCAATCAAACTGATTGTGAATCGAGTTTTTTCCACGGAAACTTGACTCACAATTATCAGTACCTAAAGAGTTCAAATTAGTTTCGACGTACCGAAATTATATTAGGTCTCGTATAATTAAGCGTCGAAAGTTGgtatctaaaaatattttttgacaaatcGTTAAGCGAgatttcaaacaaattcttgtgtaattatcagaaaattgAACTTGCAAGCGTTTTCAGAATTCACCGGAAATATATTACACAGAgtgcaaaatataaaaattagtcGTGATATCCAGTCAACAGTCTCAAATTTCTCGAACAATCTTCTCTAAATATTTCTGCCAAGAGGCGTTAATGCAATTTTCGCTTTTAAGGCTATATAAATTCTGTAGGTATTGTACGAACTGAACTGTCTAATATTAATGCATTTTATTTCCATTACAGTTGATAATCCGTGAAACTTTATTGCCGCTGTGATCGAGCAATTGCTAACAGATATTAATCTGTACAATCATGCAGCAGTCGAGCGATCTCGAAAACTCATAATAATTCCGAGCAACATTcacggtataaaattccattacAATCTTCTGACAATGAATTAGAGCAAAATGCAGTAACATGCGGGTAACTGGATTAGTCGTCAACGATACATagtattatgtatattatctGCAACTCTGGCCGAGATACCGGCAGATTAGCTGCAGAGTTCTTTTCGCGCGCGATAGAACGCGTTCACAGAATCGACCGGGTtgtataaattcaaaaaaaaaaaaagaacgctTCACCTACGTTCGAAATTACAATATAGTTAAATCTCCGTGCAGTAACAATACagctttattattatatcttatTGCAGAACCCGGCGCTCGGTAAAACATGTGCAAACGCATGAAATTAAGATTACTAGCAAGGTCGGTTTAAACATACGTTACCATTCGACGTACAATTTAACGACAATTATATCTTTCGACTGACAGTGAGGGCCttgtttcattcgatttccGTCTATCTTGGTCTTCCTTCTGCGGTATAGATTCTCCCGGAAATTCGACTGGTCTCCCtcccagagagagagaaagccgAGACGCGTCTGCTCGTACGCGGAGTTCGCCACTGCCGTGCGGCAGGTGGTTGCAGACCTGAGAGCCGACTCCGACTCCCTGCTTGTTCCGTATTAACGCCTTGACCCGATAGGAGCTACTTCCACAGCTCAGGGTCGTCGCTAGAGGGAGGAAAAAGCGGTTCACAATCAGCCGCGCTCGGTGGATTGGATGGTCGATTCATGCTTCGAGGTCTTCCCACGCTCGCCTGTTGCTTGCGTATATGCTGGCTTCGAGGAGCTGTAGCATATAGACTTTGAGAGATAGACTGCACGGTCTGTGCACCGAGCCGAAACCGTAATCAGAAAGAGAGAGCAACAGCTGAAGTCGGACCTCTCTGTTGCACGATCGAAAGAGTGGGAAGCATCCGTCAGGCGGGGAAATCAGTAAGGCAAGTGGGGAGGTATACTTGTACGAGTCCATGTGTTTCCTCCCCCCGCCAAATCACCGATTAGAGTGAGAGATCTGACTGCAGCTGATGCTCTCTTTTTCTAATTACGGCTTCAGCTTGGTGCACGTACCGCGCAGCGTATCTGTATAAGTCTATGGGTTGTAGCCGTCACAACGTAGGGCTGTAGCTACTGAACATAGAGCCAATAGCCCAGTCGGAATGacaagatgataaaaaaaaaaacacccaaaactgtaatttttggataccacaattttattttactaattatgtagtatattatacgtgtattgGTATAATTACATATTGGTAATCTAAATCCAGAATTTCGACGAGATTCTGCAGTAGCTTCgaccgccatcttgaatttatgGTTCAAATCGGAAAATATCGACCGAAGGCTAAAAATTTCAGTGACCAAAGTTTTagagaattaaatttcctacaagtttaattctgacgatttttagttaaacgttgaaaatggacgagttattgaaaaaaacaaattcctcTTCAAATTTAAGATGGTGGTCGAAGCTACCACGAAATCTGGTCGATGTTTTGGATCAAGATTACCAACGAtacccccccacccccctcgataagaaaaaacaaattgtggTATCTAAAACTTCGAATGTCCGATGTATGTGTATGTGGACTGCACTAAAGTGGCTAATTCCAAATCTAATTCAAGGATCAActgttttaaacaaaatttaggAAAAGCGTAAAAAACACGTTTCAATAATCTCGACtctggtgggaaaaaaaaacacgtggtaattttttacaattttctctaCAAATTACTCCGATATACCACGTTTTGCGACAAGTCGAAAGAAGATTGAATCTTTCTGATAAACTTTGCAGAGggaattcaagaaattttagaGTTTCTCTAAAAAGAATGCGTATTCTTTCGGAACTTCGTTTTCTATTGAgctcgaataaaaaaaaaattaaagttcaCCTCTTGTACACTTTTTCTAAACagtagaaattaattttcctgAAGTAACTGACCCCTGAAGAAACGTAGATGTACtagtaatataatattttttcagtaaaactAGAATTATGAAAACTGTTCAGAAATTCTCAGAATATATCAAGGTTTTGAggtaaaattattgaaattatttttctgcatAGAAATTGAGATATTTCTGATTAGAAATTGTAGAATTGATCGGATATTTGAAAGTAAACTGAGATTGTACTGTcaaaaaatcaagttttgAGTAAAtcctaaaaataatttttccaggGCAGCAATTTTATTTACGCCAATAATATTGAATACGAATGAACATCATCCCCATGTAAAAGCAATGATTCTCATTCTCACTAAATTCGTATAACACAAGTTAATTTtaagatatcaacaatttgagaaaacgTTTTATAGTTAGAACGTccaaaatgattaaattctaATGTTTTTCATACAGCTCCAGtatttttgggtttttttGGGCCACTGTAGAGATTTAGTCTTCAGagatcgtttgaaatttttttttcagaggaATTATGTCTAGAGCAAACAAGAATAGATTTCTGTAAATATGGTCCAACAGATGTTCGGTAGTGGTTACATTTGCGCACTATAATTCTGTTATATTGCAAGATTTTATGAAAGTTTTAGGTAAACTCGTGTAATTTTGCTCAGTGtgtaaaataagtaaaaaatattagaacCAAATCGAAAATACCAGAGTTTAAGCAACTTGAATGTCTTCactataaaaaattctcttaaATTCTTGATATCTTGGCTAGTATGATTATAATTTGATTGTATTGATTTAGATTTCGCAGTACGGATATCGTTTTATTCGTGTTCCCCATCATTGGACCAAATAACGTTACTGGATATTTTTAAGGCGAATCAGGTCTTTTAAACATTAATTTTGGCAAGATCACATgaatcttcatttttttttaatccaaaatcgtattattgttttacaaaatatcgtgtataaattgttctcattttgtttttctccatttatatctttatatacatatatctatatgatttgtaaaagttagaaaaattatttgtttatgaTGTATACGactacacgtatgtatataatatgtttataataaatgctattaatatacataatatcaTATATTACATAGTTCGATTTCTAACGTTGTTACAAACTATGTACTCTcgctaataataataattgttttggTCGTTTTTCTGGCACAGGTTTtgtcctaatttttttttttttttgtactggACTTCTCTTTGAAGTACGGTAAAAGTTTATGTTCTTAATATTCAATTTAGTATCTGTTTTCGGTGCTATGCGTAATTGACTTTATTATTGGGATTTTATTTGGTAACAGTAGATTAAATTACATATATTAATGAATTATATGTAAATCGTTTGTACAGTGCGTTCTGATTGTTCATTTGCATCTGTATTTTTGTGACTGGAGATTGATTCGTCATACAAACAGAATATGTAAATTATAGTCTTAGAGGTAGTGTCTTAGGTACTTTCTTTGATGCTTATTACAGcatataattatgaatattaatttataaggTAAATggttgtataattatatttttaccgtGCATTTACTGGCCTTCGTGGTTAATTTGGCAGATCTCCAAATTCGTAAATAATGCTGCCTGACGTATGCAAATAAgtatagaaaatatattacagGCGTTTGCATAGAACATTAATCCGATTCCctggtgaaattattttttgaaacttccAGAAATTTCTATGAATTTACTCAGAATGTACGACGGTTTCTCAAATCTGCGGAtgattttctgaaaagtttcattaatttcagCACTTTCATGGTTTCCTTGATATTCATTAAAAAGTGATGTGAAaagattgttgaaaatattcttctacagatttgtgcaattttttcagcagCAGTTCGGAAAAATTAAATCCAACTATTTCCtaagaatttataatttctttcataGATTTTACCAGGTTTTCGTAACACGATTTCGTCAGAAAATACGCAGACACACCAGAATTCAGAACAGTTTCAGATTTGTGAGAGGTAATAAAGTTCTGAAGAAATGTGAGTTTTGTTAGAAATAGTCAGAAAGTCGAAAACTTGAAGTTTTtagattttcagtaaaaaaaaataaaagagttccgaaagaatttgaattgttcctaaaatttactcaattttcACATAGAACTCGATTCAAtcataaattttaacaaacttaaaaattagcagttttttagattttcaattaaatagaaaatgaaattctaaAAGAACATAAATGTTCTTCCAAAAACTTTCTAGAATTTCGGGAAATTCATCCGATTTTATCGgaataatttcaacttttccagaaataataaaactattttctcAGAAAAGTGATGAAATACAGAATAAGTATATTTCtgcaaaatttataaacagaATTATAAGAAATTTCTGAGAACTTCTTTTACCAGGGGAATCGCTAATACAACGCATATTTTCTTAAAATCTAAATCTTACTTTAAAGAAATATCGCAACGATAATTTACCTCGTTATTCTTTCACAGACGGTTATGTTGTATTGGTTGACTTCTTAAGCGAACGAGCTATTGCTTCAACTCTTTCCCGTTTTGGTAcgataatattcaaattattcttaAGTAAGCCCGTGTCGACTGTTGAGACGTATTTCTTAGGTGTCCGCATCTGTTTTCTCCTCCTATTAATCTCTTTGGAATATTTCGAATCCAATTTTGATTCTTGATCCATTTCTTGGAAGTAATTACGAATGTCTTCGGTTTCTGGTATTTGTTCTTCCACAggattaatttgtttttcacatattCTAGACAGCTCCTCATTTACCTTCATACGCTCTTCAATAATTGCACTTAAATTTGATTGCGTCCATTTCGGGTACGTCTGTTCATTCATAGACATCTTGGCGCCCACTTTCGTCGGTTCTTCTCCAAtacttgaacatttttcagcaaacGAATGTGTAATTTCGTCTTGCAAAACCATTTCCTCCGGAATATCAAGAATTTCGGTTTTGATTTCATGCGAAAATTTATCCGCATGGATTGTGGATGCCAAAGTATTCAACTCTGTTTTACAGTATAACTTGTTATGATGATTATAATTTAAGATACCCTCAGTTtgagtgaaagaaatttcgtCCTTAACGATCCTCTCGTTTCGATTGATACCATCATTCCCAACTCCTGTGAACGTATCCTTATTCCAAGAACTTCGTTGTTGATCTAATTTTATTGAACTCTTGgaactaattttttcatcgctcgAAGAACACAGCAGGCTTGGCCGTTGTGGAGTTAATGCCTTTTGGTCGTTTTCAAATGCAGAACGAACATACTTGCTAAATTCCGGTTGATCCGGCATCAGATTATGACTTTGCTGCAAGTGATTTCGCACAGATTTCATGCTACTATatcgtttttcgcaaatcaAACATTGCAAATGTTTCTTTCCTAAATGGGTAACGAGATGAGATCTGCAACAATTTTAGATAGGGAGTCATTACATGAGTCGAATGGCCAGTTTGAATGAAAAGGTAGGTCGACAAACAAACCGTTTAAAAAACCTGGAGGACTTTATTTTCGTTGAAAGCGATGAACACATACGAAACAACACTCCTGCTGtgcaataaaaatgaatcttatcaaattcgaataacacaagctaattaagatatcaacaattttagGAACGTATTTACAATCAGAAGGTTTGAAACGATTACACCACCGTTTTTCTTTATCTGATTCAAATGTTTTTGAACTCAGTTTTCTCGCTCACCAAATACCCACATATTCTCTGAAAAAGATTCAAGTGTCACATTATAGCTTAGTTCTGTACACTTTGGAGGTAACTTGAGTATGGAGataacttgtaaaaaaaattgtaagtaaaaattttttcaagcaatCTCTGGATATCTCCACGGTGAAAATGAACTCAAAAACGTTAGAATCACATAAGAATACCTCTTCTCAAGTTGTTTATATTGTAACTTGCGTGACTCGAATTTGTTCAGATTTATTTCTGTTGTGTCAAGGGATGCtgtttcattcgtgttcacTATGATTGGCAAAAATAACATTGCTAgagtatttcaaatttcttttcctgtTTTCCTAACTTCTGATTCAGATAGTGAATGCCATTCTTCAATAATTCAACATCCGTTTTACAACTTACTTCAACCTCCCTTCATGACAGAATACTTTGCCACAAACTGGACACCGGATAGCCATATTAGCGCGTGGAGCTTCTTGATGGACGAGAGCAACATGCCTCTGCAAGTATTTCGCGCTGTTGAATGCCTTGCCACATTCGATGCAAATGGTTTGCGTTTGCCTGTCATGAATGGCCCTGTGTTCTTTCAGGGCAAAAGAATTGGTGAATGATTTAGAGCATATTTCACAGCTCAACAACCCCTCTCCAGTGTGTTTCCTTATGTGATACTTGAGCTTTTGTTTCTTGGTGAATGTTTGACCGCAATATGAGCAAACGCATTGTTCTTCTTTGGTGTGCACACGAATGTGAGAGTTACACGCGCCTTTGTCCGAAAACCGTTTATCACAAAATGTGCAGGTGTATGGCTTCTGCCCTGTGTGAATCCTGATGTGACGAACTAAATTACTGCGTTGAACAAACTCTTTTGGGCAATGTGGACAGCGATGTTTTGGTCCAACATGGATCAGTATATGTTCATGGTAGCTGTCCCTtctctgaaaaatattaaaaag
This is a stretch of genomic DNA from Neodiprion fabricii isolate iyNeoFabr1 chromosome 2, iyNeoFabr1.1, whole genome shotgun sequence. It encodes these proteins:
- the LOC124175567 gene encoding zinc finger protein 595-like translates to MADEITPPHEAKSLNVESKSKDISIRENPCFTERYWGEKDPDPNQVECFLTNPNEAEKDVNNEICNRLLCQICNAIFKGSCSRHNLLEHINSIHSFDIFNKGHRCHACNLVFYTLKAFEMHKNICEKKSTSIISIETHSLDGIKEIVAIDHEKSKSNARTAESNAKIKEEDGNEDASFQSDLLPDGRDVKDNSFKCYICSTILRTTRDFTSHLLSRHKREISELEFDDLSYRCKKCTLTFPNLLLLRSHFFKKHTTLVIYRCIVCHVTLRSKKSLKIHFNNAHAQKTKELQPCDECGKELSNLRALKAHIRLKHSPNNNKQGFRCRLCKQKFDSKESRKVHYEEHHLGESPFVCTDCGKGFSSKSGLYGHRQLHKTDKSSTCPYCEKIFNRRDSYHEHILIHVGPKHRCPHCPKEFVQRSNLVRHIRIHTGQKPYTCTFCDKRFSDKGACNSHIRVHTKEEQCVCSYCGQTFTKKQKLKYHIRKHTGEGLLSCEICSKSFTNSFALKEHRAIHDRQTQTICIECGKAFNSAKYLQRHVALVHQEAPRANMAIRCPVCGKVFCHEGRLKSHLVTHLGKKHLQCLICEKRYSSMKSVRNHLQQSHNLMPDQPEFSKYVRSAFENDQKALTPQRPSLLCSSSDEKISSKSSIKLDQQRSSWNKDTFTGVGNDGINRNERIVKDEISFTQTEGILNYNHHNKLYCKTELNTLASTIHADKFSHEIKTEILDIPEEMVLQDEITHSFAEKCSSIGEEPTKVGAKMSMNEQTYPKWTQSNLSAIIEERMKVNEELSRICEKQINPVEEQIPETEDIRNYFQEMDQESKLDSKYSKEINRRRKQMRTPKKYVSTVDTGLLKNNLNIIVPKRERVEAIARSLKKSTNTT